The genomic DNA TCAGCTAAGAATTTGAGCTTTGCAGGGAGGTTACAGCTTATTCAAGCTGTGTTGTTTAGAACATCTAATTACTGGTGTCGGCAGCTCATTCTTCCCAAATCTGTACTGCAAAGAATAAATCAATGACGCTCCAGGTTCTTTTGGAAAGGAGCTGATGCGTCTGCCTCGGGGGCTAGAGTGAGTTGGATGCAAGTTTTGTTCTCTTAAGTCGGAAGGGGGATTGGGTTTGAAAGACATACAGCTGGAACAAAGCTTGTTTGTTGCTGGTGAGGGCTCCTTGTGGTTCGCTTGGGTCAAGCCCTATGTCCTTAAAGGTGAAGATTTTTGGCAAGTTGTAAGCAAGGATGGCATGAGCTGGAGTATGAGAAGGCTGTTAAAGATGAGAGATGAGGCTGCTCGAGTGTTTTCTTGGTCTCTTTCGCTGTCTGTTAGCAAAATCTGGTGCGAGATTAGGAGGGCTGGGACCAAAGTTCAGTGGTATCCCCTTCATATTCCAAAGCATGCTATCATTACTTGGATGTCTATCCTTGATAGGCTACGAAACAAGGACAAATTGATTCAGTTGGGCATCATTGATGATGGGCAGTGTAAACTATGCTGTGCTTTGTTAGAAACAAGGAGCCACCTGTTTTCCGAGTGTGCTTCCTCAAAAAGCATTTGGGCTTCTATCCTTCATCGCCGTAGAATTCATAGATTGACTTCCTTTAGACTACCATTTGTTTTGAACGCCATGcatttagctttttttttttttaaattatctcATACTATTGTTATAGTATTtaatattattaccattattaattttatattaattatacaTAAACGTTGCAAGTAACGTACCATCCAAAGAGGGTAAGATACTTATTTGCTAAATACAGTAGGGGATACCTTGGACTCTGACGTGGCACATCAACTACACAGATTAATTCAAATGTCTTAAAAAAGCAAAACGGGACCGAAGAGTATAATTAAATTCCGTAAATTGAGGGAGCTGGTTTCATTTTATATTCTTATAAAAGCGCAAGGGAAGTTAAAAAACGCAAAGGGGCAGTCTAAAGAAAACCGGGAACTAGTGGTCGAGATCCGGCAAATTTTCGTCGGATTTCGTCCATTTGTCGTCGGGGTTCGATAGTACTCTCTCTCTTTCTAAGTTTCTAACCGCCGGAGTAGAAAGGAATTATCAAAAAATGAAGGGATCTACACATCTTGTTGCGACTTTGCTCGCTGCTTCCACGGTGGCGCTCTCATCATCTTCCTCCCCCGGAATCCACAATGTTTCATTTCCTCCTACCTCTTCCAACCAGGTATTCATTCtcatttaatatttaaaactttGTTTCTTCGGTTCTTGTGATTTAATCATTTCCATTTCCAAATGTGAAAGTTTTGCCTGCTTCGATCTGTTGATTTAAGTTGTTTGTTTCTGGATCTGAATTTGccttttgttttcatttttccCCTTTCTGTCTAATATGtggataaatatttttaaaatatatttattttttgaaatttctaGTTTTTGACATTGAATATTGATTTTTTAGGGGACAAGAAATGGTGCGTCGAGGAATTTAACGGCGACAGAGCGGGAGAATTTCACGCCACGATTTGATGGGTTGAGATTCATAGAAACATTGATCACAGCTCACAGATAGGAGGAGATGATTAGTAACACAAAATACCGTCCTTTCTCGCCGTTTATTAattagattttatttattttgttgggtaaaattttaattgttaCATTATGAAGTAACGTTTTTCTTGGTATTGTTTAATAATTCCTATCGTTTTTGTTTTttgcttattattattagtagtaaTTTTTGTTTGATTGATTTGATGGTGAAATTAAAAGCTCCAAACTCCTAACCTTACTAGATGCAGGTTTGTTCTTATGCAGGATTTTACAATTATTTGTAGCAATTTGAAGCATTTGAACTAAAAAACAGCAAAGACTTCTCAAAGTTAACTATTTGTTCTGAATAAGCTTTATACTCCCCAATAATATCAAGAAGCAGATACATTGCATAATCAAGTTGACCCATTCATCAGAAAATCCCGTTTGTAGCATATTTTTGCTAAGAAAGTTTATTTGCTTATATCAAGTTTTAGAGTAAAAGAACCCGCCTGATCATTTCTTGTAGACATCTTGTCTACGATTTGTCAACCAAGCACAAAGGCACCAAAACCAACACTAGCCGATTAGCAATAACCTTTGCTCTTATTTTATACGAAAAAACAACATATGCTGATTGGTGTATATTGTGTCATATTacttggattttgagttttaggAATTAACTGATTTATATCCTCTTAACTCAATAAGAATGGCGAAAAAATAATTCACCATGTAATTTTATTAAGGTGAACCCCATGCAAACTAGAATATCATACTTGGACCTTTGGTAAAAAAATCCAGGCATCCATTGGGCCCAAATGCCTTTGTGGGTTGCATTGAAGGAACAACTTCCCAAATCTCCTTTGACCTGAAACACACTGTGAATCTAGCATTCATTTCTCCAGTAACATAGCATTGAACCCTAGAAAATTAACTGAGAAGGGTCTCTAGCGGCCTTCTTTGCAAATAAATCTATATAATAGTTAGTAGCAACCACTGCAATACTGGAGTATGACTCTTGCCAATTGCCATCGACATCACCTACCACCATGTTTctcaaaataatttcataaaaatctCCCATAACCAACCAAGGAAGGCCAGAGGAACGGTGCATCGTACGTAAAAGATTCCATGGTTCTGAGCATCAaccaataattttatattattagattACATTAAAATGTGTGGTTGACATTaaa from Gossypium arboreum isolate Shixiya-1 chromosome 9, ASM2569848v2, whole genome shotgun sequence includes the following:
- the LOC108454906 gene encoding uncharacterized protein LOC108454906: MKGSTHLVATLLAASTVALSSSSSPGIHNVSFPPTSSNQGTRNGASRNLTATERENFTPRFDGLRFIETLITAHR